Proteins from a genomic interval of Fervidobacterium gondwanense DSM 13020:
- a CDS encoding S4 domain-containing protein — protein MRLDKFLKVNRIIKRRTVAQDVAKAGLVRKDGRVLKPAYEVKPGDVLEISYGRRTVVIKVTDDLKYEVLEEIIRGEDDEELD, from the coding sequence ATGAGGCTCGATAAGTTTTTAAAGGTAAACAGAATTATCAAAAGGCGAACAGTTGCGCAAGATGTCGCAAAGGCAGGACTGGTAAGAAAGGATGGCAGGGTTTTGAAACCTGCATATGAAGTTAAGCCTGGAGACGTACTTGAGATTAGTTATGGCCGTCGTACTGTTGTGATAAAAGTGACAGATGATTTGAAATATGAAGTATTAGAAGAAATTATCAGGGGTGAAGACGATGAGGAGCTTGATTGA
- a CDS encoding diguanylate cyclase domain-containing protein: MRSLIENHVDDFLEILTYEKRFWKDFWENLPFKPITENYASSFSNFFERLLNISRNELTEFSHDYETKKESLKEELSIRIRQHARDLELSKEDFVVYLIAGLGEKDWIVVDGKKEKVIVFDVFSLWRKGKFDNLPDAVYQAAVHFRHGENEGNYYDKSEIFSYLKDEISRLNGTDILQKVCELLDRNVPYYNWTGFYLMDEEGMLVLGPYVGEPTEHVRIAVGKGICGQAAETKLTFVVQDVTQETNYLSCSPHVKSEIVVPIFRNDGSVFGEIDIDSHYKAPFDERDREFLEWIAQQLRVKVVHFQEFNRRIKIAYLDSYVSYLLSEIVKYEIPMSVDLFIYYEPEKVPENLYKFWRIARKLPNAYVGKVVVVDSVEDQKVVITSTHGEYTLTYEALNLSASDIVYKMIRETTPYISKTLFEIHQNATRFAQSFVNTSLITEYVLKPESDINKTFYAFLTGITAGYSGSFNRAMFFYHRNGNFVFQKAIGPRTLEEAQELWEAIEDVELNMTDFLETVSKDFKSEIEMLYKAKAIPAKILNEFLDGEPHIVNRNILPTVADDFDITNEFAIMALKSGDSIVGLLLADNNFDQKSITDYQLSVLQNLGNLMVLVIENRRFLETLKERAEIDALTELKSRRAFEEFISNIHPNQSFSIVFLDLNKFKVINDTQGHEKGDEILRVWGKCVNNSIRKDDIAFRYGGDEVVLILNTLEKSDIEKVVHRIEECFRNSTSLTFSSGVSFYPSEGDIQHVLRLADERCYRSKLFGKIEFPSQK, encoded by the coding sequence ATGAGGAGCTTGATTGAAAATCATGTGGATGATTTTTTAGAAATTTTGACATATGAAAAAAGGTTTTGGAAAGATTTTTGGGAGAACCTGCCGTTCAAGCCTATAACGGAAAACTATGCAAGTTCCTTCTCGAACTTTTTTGAAAGATTATTGAATATCTCAAGGAACGAACTAACAGAGTTTTCTCATGATTACGAAACGAAAAAAGAGTCTTTGAAAGAAGAGCTATCAATTAGAATAAGGCAACACGCTCGAGATTTGGAACTATCCAAAGAAGATTTTGTCGTGTATTTAATCGCAGGTCTTGGAGAGAAAGACTGGATTGTTGTCGATGGTAAGAAGGAAAAAGTAATCGTATTCGACGTGTTTTCTCTGTGGAGAAAGGGTAAGTTCGACAATTTACCGGATGCAGTCTATCAAGCAGCTGTGCACTTCAGACACGGAGAAAATGAAGGGAATTATTACGATAAGTCCGAGATTTTCAGCTATTTGAAAGATGAAATTTCGCGTTTAAATGGAACAGATATTTTACAGAAAGTCTGTGAACTCCTTGACAGGAACGTTCCTTACTACAACTGGACAGGTTTTTACCTTATGGACGAGGAAGGGATGCTTGTTCTTGGACCATACGTAGGCGAACCAACAGAACACGTTAGAATCGCTGTCGGAAAAGGTATCTGTGGCCAAGCTGCTGAGACAAAACTCACATTCGTTGTTCAGGACGTAACACAAGAGACAAATTACCTCTCTTGTAGCCCACATGTTAAGAGCGAGATAGTCGTTCCAATATTCAGAAACGACGGTTCAGTCTTTGGAGAAATAGACATAGATAGCCACTACAAAGCGCCATTTGATGAAAGAGACAGAGAATTCTTAGAATGGATTGCACAACAGCTTAGGGTTAAAGTAGTGCATTTTCAAGAGTTCAACAGAAGAATCAAAATAGCGTATCTTGATAGTTATGTGTCGTATTTATTGAGTGAAATCGTAAAGTACGAAATTCCAATGTCCGTGGATCTTTTCATATATTACGAACCAGAAAAAGTTCCAGAGAATCTGTACAAATTCTGGAGGATAGCTCGTAAACTTCCAAACGCATATGTAGGTAAGGTAGTCGTTGTAGACAGCGTTGAAGATCAAAAAGTTGTAATCACATCCACTCACGGCGAGTACACACTTACGTATGAAGCCCTGAATCTTTCAGCATCTGACATAGTTTACAAAATGATTAGAGAAACTACACCTTACATTTCAAAAACGCTCTTCGAAATACACCAAAATGCTACAAGATTCGCGCAGAGTTTTGTGAACACCAGTTTGATAACAGAGTATGTCCTTAAACCAGAGAGCGACATCAATAAAACGTTCTACGCATTCTTAACAGGTATCACTGCGGGCTACTCCGGTTCGTTTAACAGGGCCATGTTCTTCTATCATCGGAATGGAAATTTTGTCTTTCAAAAAGCAATAGGTCCTCGGACACTTGAAGAAGCTCAAGAATTGTGGGAAGCAATTGAAGATGTGGAATTAAATATGACTGACTTTCTCGAAACAGTTTCAAAGGATTTTAAATCTGAAATAGAAATGCTTTACAAAGCAAAAGCCATTCCTGCAAAAATCTTGAACGAGTTCCTCGATGGTGAACCTCATATAGTCAACAGAAACATATTGCCAACAGTTGCTGACGATTTTGACATCACAAATGAGTTTGCTATCATGGCTTTGAAAAGCGGTGATAGTATTGTTGGCCTCTTGCTCGCTGACAATAACTTTGACCAGAAGAGTATAACAGATTATCAATTGAGCGTTTTGCAAAATCTCGGAAATTTGATGGTTTTGGTCATCGAAAACAGGAGATTTTTAGAAACCCTTAAAGAGCGAGCGGAAATCGATGCTCTGACAGAACTTAAAAGCAGAAGGGCTTTTGAGGAATTCATCAGCAACATACATCCGAACCAAAGCTTCTCAATAGTTTTCTTAGATCTCAATAAGTTCAAAGTCATAAACGATACCCAAGGACACGAAAAAGGCGATGAAATTTTGCGAGTTTGGGGTAAATGCGTGAACAATAGTATTAGAAAAGATGATATTGCTTTCCGATATGGAGGCGACGAAGTGGTACTTATCTTAAACACGCTGGAAAAATCAGATATTGAAAAGGTAGTCCACAGAATAGAAGAGTGTTTTAGGAACTCTACAAGTCTTACGTTCTCTTCTGGAGTTAGTTTCTATCCAAGTGAGGGAGATATCCAACATGTTCTTAGATTAGCTGACGAGCGCTGTTACAGGTCAAAGCTTTTTGGAAAAATAGAATTTCCAAGCCAAAAGTAG
- a CDS encoding ABC transporter ATP-binding protein: protein MSKEETSKVRKKSVFFRLLKYSFPYIHLLILAIAIVLVLTYLTLMPPQIVRKAINTYILSESISQSERFSGIAHQSLLFLLVSGGIFLFEYLSILVTTYIGGRVIYDVRRQLYDHVLKLPMSFFDRHPSGQITTRITSDTQNIQEFFTSVITSIVNDVFLLSGVIIMMWRISSRLFLDIVYIFPIIVVAMIVFRYFDIRAYRAVRTGIAKINAYIAENLAGMPVTKLFNAEDFKRKEFDQINKELYKARMNQLYVFGIFRPLINFLYYLTLSLIIWFGSKYILGKILNFGDLYAFVAYIDTFMRPIEDLSEKYDIIQNTLASGEKIFALLDEPQEDQGNGSGKQNVENGFIDFENVWFSYDNKRWILQDVNLSFRPGELVAIVGETGAGKTTIMNLINGMYRPQQGKILIDGFPLEDYNIHTLRRQVSAVPQDVVLFSGTLLDNIRLFHEEISEEEVLEALQKVRALDIIKRLPKGIYTEIVERGKGISAGERQLIALARSVLFGAKIFILDEATSNIDVETEHKIQEAVRELSKDNTVIMIAHRLSTVVEADRIVVVADGKIAEEGRHSDLLKRKGAYYKLYEIQFSKEEIA, encoded by the coding sequence ATGAGCAAAGAAGAAACCAGTAAGGTCCGTAAGAAGAGCGTTTTCTTTAGATTGTTAAAATACTCCTTTCCCTATATTCACTTACTAATACTCGCGATAGCTATTGTATTGGTCCTGACTTATCTCACACTCATGCCACCACAGATTGTCAGGAAAGCGATAAACACATACATACTTTCCGAAAGTATCTCTCAAAGTGAGCGCTTTTCCGGTATAGCTCATCAATCACTTCTCTTTTTGTTAGTCTCGGGTGGTATATTTTTGTTCGAATACCTAAGTATTTTGGTTACAACTTACATCGGTGGTAGGGTCATATACGATGTCAGACGTCAATTGTATGATCACGTTCTGAAACTTCCGATGTCTTTCTTTGATAGGCACCCAAGTGGTCAGATAACAACAAGAATAACAAGCGATACGCAGAATATTCAGGAGTTCTTCACTTCAGTTATTACAAGCATTGTCAACGATGTGTTCTTGCTTTCAGGTGTTATTATAATGATGTGGCGTATAAGTTCGAGATTATTCTTGGATATAGTTTACATATTCCCTATCATTGTTGTTGCAATGATAGTTTTTAGATATTTCGACATACGTGCGTATAGAGCTGTGAGAACGGGAATTGCGAAGATTAACGCTTACATAGCTGAAAATCTCGCAGGTATGCCAGTGACTAAGCTCTTCAATGCAGAAGACTTCAAAAGAAAAGAATTCGACCAGATAAACAAGGAACTTTACAAAGCGCGGATGAACCAGCTTTACGTGTTTGGTATCTTCAGACCGCTTATTAACTTCCTGTACTATTTGACGTTGTCGCTGATTATCTGGTTCGGTTCAAAATACATACTTGGAAAGATTCTTAATTTCGGCGACTTGTATGCATTCGTTGCTTATATAGATACATTCATGAGACCTATAGAAGACCTCTCTGAAAAGTATGATATCATCCAGAACACGCTTGCAAGTGGTGAGAAGATTTTTGCACTTTTGGATGAGCCTCAAGAAGACCAAGGAAATGGTTCTGGAAAGCAGAATGTAGAGAACGGTTTCATAGACTTTGAGAATGTTTGGTTCAGTTATGATAATAAGAGATGGATTTTACAGGATGTGAACTTATCTTTCAGACCTGGCGAGTTGGTAGCTATCGTCGGCGAGACTGGAGCCGGGAAAACGACAATAATGAATCTGATAAACGGGATGTACCGCCCACAACAAGGAAAGATACTGATCGACGGTTTTCCACTTGAAGATTACAATATACACACGCTGAGAAGGCAGGTTTCAGCTGTTCCTCAGGATGTCGTGCTTTTCAGCGGAACACTACTTGATAACATAAGGCTTTTCCATGAAGAGATAAGCGAAGAAGAGGTACTTGAAGCTTTGCAAAAGGTTAGGGCGCTTGATATAATAAAGCGATTACCAAAAGGGATATACACGGAAATCGTTGAAAGGGGAAAAGGTATCTCAGCAGGCGAAAGACAACTCATCGCACTTGCAAGGTCCGTCCTCTTCGGTGCGAAGATTTTCATACTCGATGAGGCAACAAGTAACATAGATGTCGAGACAGAACATAAGATACAAGAAGCGGTAAGAGAACTATCAAAGGACAACACAGTAATTATGATTGCGCACAGGTTATCAACGGTCGTAGAAGCAGACAGGATAGTCGTTGTTGCGGATGGCAAGATAGCAGAAGAAGGAAGGCATTCTGATTTGTTAAAACGAAAAGGCGCATATTACAAACTTTACGAAATCCAGTTCTCTAAAGAAGAGATTGCGTAA
- a CDS encoding radical SAM protein produces MILRASYWTWKVLSGEKIPDEMPTAYLMLDGKCMYNCLYCTHASLSSSDNSYLSRVVWKVISLEDLRDINKKFKRICVQTVNYKGYKEDILSLVKHIRSQENGNGILVSVSTRVKDFNEIDEILNSGVDQLGVAIDVVSEEHHKEYRSWPLSYTLSLIEYGARKYNGRITTHIIVGLGENDKELNEMFIRMKELGVEVALFAFTPVRGTALENLNPPSIERYRKIQLLRYLIFENSDIPDVEFDEKGYIKTLNYHGKDTSKAFLTSGCTHCTRPYYNDSPRNSVLYNYHSEKYLEQKVFDT; encoded by the coding sequence ATGATTTTGAGAGCCTCATATTGGACTTGGAAAGTGTTAAGTGGTGAGAAGATTCCCGATGAAATGCCAACTGCATATTTGATGCTCGATGGAAAGTGCATGTACAATTGTTTATACTGTACCCATGCAAGTCTATCATCGAGCGATAACTCATACCTCTCAAGGGTCGTGTGGAAAGTAATTAGCTTAGAAGACCTACGTGACATCAATAAGAAATTCAAAAGGATATGCGTTCAAACGGTGAATTACAAAGGCTATAAAGAAGATATTCTGAGTTTGGTTAAACACATAAGAAGTCAGGAAAACGGAAACGGTATACTCGTATCGGTATCAACACGAGTCAAGGATTTCAACGAAATAGACGAAATTCTAAACAGCGGTGTTGACCAATTGGGTGTTGCGATAGATGTTGTTTCTGAGGAACACCATAAAGAATACCGTTCTTGGCCTCTTTCGTATACTCTTTCTTTAATAGAATACGGCGCAAGAAAATATAATGGCAGGATAACAACTCACATCATTGTTGGACTTGGAGAAAATGACAAGGAACTGAACGAAATGTTCATCAGAATGAAAGAACTTGGCGTTGAAGTGGCATTATTTGCATTTACACCAGTTAGAGGTACCGCACTTGAAAATCTAAATCCACCTTCCATAGAAAGATACAGAAAAATTCAACTTCTGCGTTATCTGATATTTGAAAATTCTGATATTCCAGATGTTGAATTCGATGAAAAGGGATATATCAAAACATTGAATTACCATGGTAAAGATACTTCAAAAGCATTTTTGACATCTGGCTGTACTCACTGCACCAGACCATATTATAATGATAGTCCAAGAAATTCGGTTCTGTACAATTATCACAGCGAAAAATATCTCGAACAAAAGGTTTTTGACACTTAA
- a CDS encoding flagellar biosynthetic protein FliR, with product MVNTWYVLLERYALSYALILSRLTGLMVIAPFFAGFSLPLEIMVILLIALGYLTLMNIPILTTINLPLPTIVGSVAYNFFIGFIIGLIAYTIVSSVYVGSEIFGIQSGFNVSGSLDPTVEESPITSEFIYLISIYIFVSLKGHLVLYEALVNSFQKFPILITDIPFKEINNLYYKVFIDTFLFSLQIALPLIGLMFLINVLFGILSRLVPQMNVFMVAMPASTMIMFLLMVVMIPVWVELISKMVYKMEPYIAQLLSR from the coding sequence GTGGTCAACACTTGGTATGTTTTATTAGAGCGCTATGCGTTAAGTTATGCTCTGATACTCTCAAGACTGACAGGGCTGATGGTCATTGCACCATTTTTCGCTGGTTTCTCTCTTCCTCTTGAAATAATGGTCATACTTCTAATTGCTCTCGGTTACCTAACCCTTATGAACATCCCAATTCTGACAACTATAAACTTGCCACTGCCAACGATTGTTGGATCAGTGGCTTATAATTTTTTCATAGGTTTCATAATAGGACTGATAGCTTACACGATAGTAAGTTCCGTATATGTTGGAAGCGAAATATTCGGTATACAGTCAGGTTTCAACGTCAGCGGTTCGTTAGACCCAACCGTTGAGGAATCACCGATAACAAGTGAGTTCATATATCTTATCTCCATCTACATATTTGTCTCGCTTAAGGGGCATCTTGTGCTTTATGAAGCCCTCGTCAACTCATTTCAAAAGTTTCCGATACTCATTACCGACATACCGTTTAAAGAAATAAATAATCTATATTATAAAGTATTTATCGACACTTTCCTATTTTCACTACAAATAGCCCTCCCGCTGATAGGCTTGATGTTTCTTATCAACGTGTTGTTTGGTATACTTTCAAGGCTTGTGCCACAGATGAATGTCTTCATGGTTGCAATGCCAGCTTCCACGATGATTATGTTTCTTTTGATGGTGGTGATGATACCCGTATGGGTAGAGTTGATATCAAAGATGGTTTACAAAATGGAACCATATATAGCTCAGCTTCTTTCAAGATAA
- the flhB gene encoding flagellar biosynthesis protein FlhB produces MGRVDIKDGLQNGTIYSSASFKINLQLFADPDKTEKATPRKRQKAREEGQVPISREFISGLGFLFVSIIFLFVGKALLSSLIDGTIATFEISDSDLRTFEDFLLYSVKSFTPAFTALALLIFAAAIFSVVIGLLQTRFLFTLKTMKFDFNRLNPISGLKRMFSLRSLFELAKAIAKLLIVGFVGYSVLKGNFDKILLTVDSDINDGVLIIWGTFTELIIKCAIALIIVSLGDYFFSRYEYEQNIKMTKQEVKEEFKEIEGNPEVKRRQRQIMMQYAMHRMMQEVPEASVVITNPTHFACALRYDPEKDFAPVLVAKGVDKVAQRIMQIARENDVPIVRNPKLAREIYYNTELGESVPERLYKAVAEVLAYVYALREKRETLG; encoded by the coding sequence ATGGGTAGAGTTGATATCAAAGATGGTTTACAAAATGGAACCATATATAGCTCAGCTTCTTTCAAGATAAATCTCCAACTCTTTGCAGACCCAGATAAAACGGAAAAAGCAACCCCCAGAAAAAGACAAAAGGCGAGAGAAGAAGGTCAAGTCCCAATTTCCAGAGAGTTCATATCTGGACTTGGCTTCTTGTTCGTGTCGATAATTTTCCTTTTCGTTGGAAAAGCACTGCTATCTTCACTCATCGATGGTACAATTGCAACTTTTGAAATATCGGATTCAGACCTTAGGACTTTCGAAGATTTTCTACTGTACTCGGTTAAATCATTTACTCCAGCGTTTACTGCACTCGCACTGCTTATCTTTGCTGCTGCCATTTTTTCGGTCGTTATAGGGCTTTTACAGACGCGGTTCCTCTTCACACTGAAAACCATGAAATTCGACTTCAACAGACTAAATCCTATAAGTGGCTTAAAAAGAATGTTTTCTTTAAGGTCGCTTTTCGAACTTGCAAAAGCTATAGCGAAACTGCTCATCGTTGGATTTGTCGGATACAGCGTTCTAAAGGGAAACTTCGATAAAATTCTGCTTACCGTAGATTCGGACATCAACGATGGTGTTCTAATAATATGGGGTACGTTTACTGAGTTAATCATAAAATGCGCAATTGCATTGATAATAGTATCACTTGGTGATTACTTCTTTTCGAGATACGAGTACGAACAGAATATCAAAATGACTAAGCAAGAAGTAAAGGAAGAGTTCAAAGAGATTGAAGGTAACCCAGAAGTGAAAAGACGTCAACGCCAAATCATGATGCAGTATGCTATGCACAGAATGATGCAGGAAGTACCAGAAGCAAGTGTAGTGATAACGAACCCAACGCACTTCGCCTGCGCCCTGCGATACGATCCAGAGAAGGACTTCGCACCGGTGCTCGTTGCAAAAGGCGTGGACAAAGTCGCTCAGAGAATCATGCAAATCGCAAGAGAAAACGATGTTCCGATAGTTAGAAATCCCAAGCTGGCAAGAGAAATATACTACAACACTGAATTGGGAGAATCGGTACCAGAAAGGCTATACAAAGCCGTTGCAGAAGTTCTTGCTTATGTATACGCCTTGAGGGAAAAAAGAGAAACCTTGGGATAA
- a CDS encoding aldehyde dehydrogenase family protein, whose protein sequence is MNIDRIFSNVKNQPELTVDERIEFLKKLKEWILANEKDICDALWNDIHKSADESFLTEIYMVINEINYFIKNLKRLTKPKRKFSLLMQGRYYVYYEPYGTVLIISPWNYPFHLSIMPLVGAIASGNKTIIKPSEFSVHTSALIKKLTQEVFEERYATTVLGEVQETQYLLSLPFDYIFFTGSPAVGKIVMEHASKQLTPVTLELGGKSPTVVYKTKDISLVAKRIAYGKFINCGQTCIAPDYLIIERVYLDEFLSEFRRWVANFFGENPKDSRFYGRIINEKHIQRLSKLLSEFKDGIVLGGEVDENNKYISPTIVLNPPFDSGIMNEEIFGPILPVITVDTLDEAKYIISKNPYPLAMYIFTDDEQVKNELLKIKAGGVSINDTISHIVIDDLPFGGIKTSGIGKYHGRYSFETFSNKKAVFEKNKIEVPMKYPPYKFLDSFKRFLVK, encoded by the coding sequence ATGAATATAGATAGAATATTCTCGAATGTCAAAAACCAACCGGAGCTAACCGTAGATGAGAGGATAGAGTTTTTGAAGAAGCTGAAAGAGTGGATATTAGCAAACGAAAAGGACATATGCGATGCACTTTGGAACGATATTCACAAAAGTGCAGATGAGTCGTTCTTAACTGAAATATATATGGTTATTAACGAGATAAATTATTTCATTAAGAACTTAAAAAGACTCACCAAACCAAAGAGAAAGTTCAGTCTCTTGATGCAAGGTAGGTATTATGTATACTACGAACCATACGGAACTGTTTTGATAATTTCGCCGTGGAATTATCCTTTCCATCTCTCTATAATGCCACTTGTTGGTGCAATCGCTTCTGGCAACAAAACAATAATAAAACCTTCGGAATTCTCAGTGCATACATCTGCTCTGATAAAAAAGTTAACTCAAGAAGTTTTTGAAGAGAGGTATGCCACTACGGTTCTCGGGGAAGTCCAGGAAACGCAATACTTGTTATCTCTTCCGTTTGACTATATTTTCTTTACAGGAAGCCCTGCTGTTGGAAAGATAGTTATGGAACATGCTTCAAAACAACTAACGCCAGTAACACTTGAGCTTGGCGGAAAAAGTCCAACGGTTGTGTACAAGACAAAGGATATTTCGCTTGTAGCAAAGAGGATAGCGTACGGCAAATTTATAAACTGCGGGCAAACTTGCATTGCGCCTGATTATCTTATAATTGAAAGAGTGTATTTAGACGAATTTTTGTCCGAATTCAGAAGATGGGTAGCTAATTTTTTTGGTGAAAATCCGAAAGATTCAAGATTCTACGGAAGGATAATCAACGAAAAACACATTCAAAGGCTCTCGAAGTTGTTATCAGAATTTAAAGATGGAATTGTTCTCGGCGGAGAAGTGGATGAGAACAATAAGTACATATCACCAACGATAGTTTTGAACCCTCCATTTGACTCAGGCATTATGAACGAGGAAATATTCGGTCCTATCTTGCCAGTGATAACGGTAGATACACTTGATGAAGCGAAATATATTATATCCAAAAATCCGTATCCACTTGCGATGTATATTTTCACGGATGATGAGCAAGTAAAAAACGAGCTTTTAAAGATTAAAGCAGGGGGAGTAAGTATAAACGATACGATAAGCCATATTGTAATAGATGATTTGCCTTTTGGTGGAATAAAGACGAGCGGAATAGGGAAATATCACGGAAGGTATTCATTCGAGACTTTCTCTAACAAAAAAGCTGTTTTCGAAAAAAACAAGATAGAGGTGCCAATGAAGTATCCACCTTACAAGTTTTTGGACTCATTCAAGCGTTTTCTGGTGAAATAA